The following coding sequences lie in one Oncorhynchus kisutch isolate 150728-3 linkage group LG17, Okis_V2, whole genome shotgun sequence genomic window:
- the c1galt1a gene encoding glycoprotein-N-acetylgalactosamine 3-beta-galactosyltransferase 1 yields MTGPKNLESRTKHIRATWANRCNKILYMSSVETEFPTVGLNVTEGRDQLYWKTIRAFQYIYQHHRNDYDWVLKADDDTFVVIENLRYTLSKQDPEKPVYFGRRFRPFVHQGYMSGGAGYVLSKEAVRRFIEGFDMAKCTHFSIIEDMALGKCMETMGVEPGDSRDVKGRQTFHPYPPDKYLIKKPPRKRPWFLSYDYYKPSEGPECCSDHTVSFHYIYNVQMYMLEYLTYNLRPYGYQYRYNPDSAGTESESNTPTPVSA; encoded by the exons ATGACTGGACCTAAGAACCTGGAGTCTAGAACCAAGCACATCCGGGCCACCTGGGCCAACCGATGCAACAAAATCCTCTACATGAGTTCAGTGGAGACAGAATTCCCCACAGTGGGGCTCAACGTAACCGAGGGACGAGACCAGCTCTACTGGAAGACCATCAGAGCCTTCCAGTACATCTACCAACACCACCGCAACGACTACGACTGGGTCCTCAAAGCTGATGATGACACGTTCGTGGTCATCGAAAACCTCCGCTACACCTTGTCCAAACAGGACCCGGAGAAGCCTGTGTACTTTGGGCGAAGGTTCCGCCCGTTTGTCCACCAGGGTTACATGAGCGGTGGAGCCGGCTATGTCCTCAGTAAAGAAGCCGTCAGAAGGTTCATTGAGGGATTCGACATGGCGAAATGTACCCACTTTTCCATCATAGAAGACATGGCTCTGGGGAAGTGTATGGAGACAATGGGTGTGGAGCCGGGAGACTCCAGAGATGTGAAGGGAAGGCAGACGTTTCATCCCTACCCACCAGACAAGTACCTGATCAAAAAGCCACCCAGAAAACGGCCTTGGTTTCTCTCGTATGACTACTACAAACCCAGTGAG GGCCCAGAATGTTGTTCAGATCACACCGTATCCTTTCACTACATCTACAATGTACAGATGTACATGCTGGAATATCTGACCTATAACCTACGACCCTACGGATACCAGTACAGGTACAACCCTGATTCTGCAGGAACTGAAAGTGAGAGTAACACACCCACACCTGTCTCTGCCTAA